A genome region from Deinococcus depolymerans includes the following:
- a CDS encoding fumarylacetoacetate hydrolase family protein gives MKLARIRHAGEAHWAELDGDTLHLTRSLGGPRTGQSLPLDPAALLAPAEAGKIVCVGRNYLDHIRELGNDTGDLPKEPGIFLKGANALAEPGGTVTRPDWTQNFHFEGELALVIGQRARNLTPETALSHVAGYTCGLDLTARDLQKTDLQWFRAKAADRFCPLGPWLETELDVRDLRVQTRVNGEVKQDSRTRHMIFDVPSILTYVTRFVTLEPGDVVLTGTPEGVGPLQSGDTVEVEVEGIGTLVTHIG, from the coding sequence ATGAAACTCGCGCGCATCCGGCACGCCGGCGAGGCCCACTGGGCCGAACTCGACGGTGACACCCTGCACCTGACCCGCTCGCTGGGCGGCCCCCGCACGGGGCAGAGCCTGCCGCTCGACCCGGCGGCGCTGCTGGCCCCCGCCGAGGCCGGCAAGATCGTCTGCGTGGGCCGCAATTACCTGGACCACATCCGCGAACTCGGGAACGACACGGGCGACCTGCCGAAGGAACCCGGCATCTTCCTGAAGGGCGCCAACGCGCTGGCCGAACCCGGCGGGACCGTCACCCGCCCCGACTGGACCCAGAACTTCCATTTCGAGGGCGAGCTGGCGCTGGTGATCGGCCAGCGCGCCCGGAACCTGACGCCCGAGACGGCGCTCTCGCACGTCGCCGGGTACACCTGCGGGCTGGACCTGACGGCCCGCGACCTGCAGAAGACCGACCTGCAGTGGTTCCGCGCCAAGGCCGCCGACCGCTTCTGCCCGCTCGGTCCGTGGCTGGAAACCGAGCTGGACGTCCGCGACCTGCGCGTGCAGACCCGCGTGAACGGGGAGGTCAAGCAGGACAGCCGCACACGTCACATGATCTTCGACGTGCCCTCCATCCTCACCTACGTGACCCGCTTTGTGACCCTGGAACCCGGTGACGTGGTGCTGACCGGCACGCCCGAGGGGGTCGGGCCGCTGCAGAGCGGTGACACGGTCGAGGTGGAGGTCGAGGGGATCGGCACGCTCGTCACGCACATCGGCTGA
- a CDS encoding Crp/Fnr family transcriptional regulator — protein sequence MARLDDLKNSPLFHDVPDEALQEALRVITERRYLPGQVILEQDAEGEALHLITSGVVRVSRISLGSRERVMGDVYSPGVIGETAVLGGGERSATVRAQTDVTTLMLYRTHFQQILRRHPQVLWNLSAMLVRRVTFLNDELIAFGLNTEAALSHVFLSLYRQRLAAGVVNPEVLPLSTQDIMARISSSRETVSRVMRKLDAARLLTYTSAQVTLIDPAALEHVTLDEADSSAD from the coding sequence ATGGCCCGGTTGGACGATCTCAAGAACTCCCCACTTTTTCATGACGTCCCGGACGAGGCCCTGCAGGAAGCCCTGCGCGTGATCACCGAGCGCCGCTACCTCCCCGGTCAGGTGATCCTCGAACAGGACGCCGAGGGCGAGGCGCTGCACCTGATCACGAGCGGCGTCGTGCGCGTCTCCCGCATCAGCCTGGGCAGCCGGGAGCGCGTGATGGGTGACGTGTACTCTCCCGGCGTGATCGGAGAAACGGCCGTCCTGGGCGGCGGGGAGCGCAGCGCCACCGTCCGCGCCCAGACGGACGTCACGACCCTGATGCTGTACCGCACGCACTTCCAGCAGATCCTGCGCCGGCACCCACAGGTCCTGTGGAACCTCAGCGCGATGCTGGTGCGCCGCGTGACCTTCCTGAACGACGAACTGATCGCCTTCGGCCTGAACACCGAGGCGGCCCTCAGCCACGTGTTCCTCAGTCTCTACCGGCAGCGTCTGGCCGCCGGGGTCGTCAACCCCGAGGTGCTGCCCCTGTCCACCCAGGACATCATGGCCCGCATCTCGTCCAGCCGTGAGACCGTGTCGCGCGTGATGCGCAAACTCGACGCGGCCCGCCTCCTCACCTATACGAGCGCGCAGGTCACCCTGATCGACCCGGCCGCGCTGGAACACGTCACGCTGGACGAGGCCGACAGCAGCGCCGACTGA
- a CDS encoding ABC transporter ATP-binding protein, protein MTAAPAALEARSLTQRYGSLTALRDVSLRVMPGEVVAVTGPSGSGKSTLLHLLGGLDVPQQGEVWWAGARVDSLDTQVRATRRAGQIGLVFQHHYLLDDLSVIDNVLIPSRLAGQRDEARARDLLARVGLNGRADALPGVLSGGERQRVAVARALVARPAAVLADEPTGSLDRANAHAVAQLLVGLAREEQAGVLFVTHDDRLAAFADRTLHLLDGQFTDSVPALL, encoded by the coding sequence GTGACTGCCGCTCCCGCCGCCCTCGAAGCCCGTTCCCTGACGCAGCGTTACGGTTCCCTGACCGCCCTGCGTGACGTGTCGCTGCGGGTCATGCCCGGCGAGGTGGTCGCCGTGACCGGCCCGTCAGGCAGCGGCAAGAGCACGCTGCTGCACCTGCTGGGCGGCCTGGACGTGCCGCAGCAGGGCGAGGTCTGGTGGGCCGGCGCGCGCGTGGACAGCCTGGACACGCAGGTGCGCGCCACGCGCCGCGCCGGGCAGATCGGCCTCGTCTTCCAGCATCACTACCTGCTCGACGACCTGAGCGTGATCGACAACGTCCTGATTCCCTCCCGGCTGGCCGGACAGCGGGACGAGGCCCGCGCCCGGGACCTGCTGGCCCGCGTGGGCCTGAACGGACGCGCCGACGCGCTGCCGGGCGTCCTGAGCGGGGGGGAACGGCAGCGGGTGGCGGTGGCGCGTGCGCTCGTGGCCCGGCCGGCCGCGGTGCTGGCCGACGAACCCACCGGCAGCCTGGACCGCGCCAACGCGCACGCCGTCGCGCAGCTGCTCGTGGGTCTGGCCCGCGAGGAGCAGGCGGGGGTGCTGTTCGTCACGCACGACGACCGCCTCGCCGCGTTCGCCGACCGCACGCTGCACCTGCTGGACGGTCAGTTCACGGACTCGGTGCCGGCGCTGCTGTGA